In Kogia breviceps isolate mKogBre1 chromosome 7, mKogBre1 haplotype 1, whole genome shotgun sequence, a single window of DNA contains:
- the EML3 gene encoding echinoderm microtubule-associated protein-like 3 isoform X1: MDGAGGPGEGPAQEALQSLSRRLQVQEKEMELVKAALAEALRLLRLQAPPTSLQDPGTPGPTRDSSAAAPPGLPPTCSPSSVSRGTQTDTEVETESSPGPPGLSNGPAAPQGGGEEPGGTQSEGGGSSSSGTGSPGPPGLLRLVQPPQRTDTPRRNSSSSSSPSERPRQKLSRKAASSANLLLRSGSTESRGGKDPLSSPGGPGSRRSNYNLEGISVKMFLRGRPITMYIPSGIRSLEELPSGPPPETLSLDWVYGYRGRDSRSNLFVLRSGEVVYFIACVVVLYRPGGGPGGPGGGGQRHYRGHTDCVRCLAVHPDGVRVASGQTAGVDKDGKPLQPVVHVWDSETLLKLQEIGLGAFERGVGALAFSVADLGAFLCVVDDSNEHMLSVWDCSRGTKLAEIKSTNDSVLAVGFNPRDSSCIVTSGKSHVHFWNWSGGAGVPGNGTLTRKQGVFGKYKKPKFIPCFVFLPDGDILTGDSEGNILTWGRSLSDSRTPGRGGAKETYGIVAQAHAHEGSIFALCLRRDGTVLSGGGRDRRLVQWGPGLVALQEAEIPEHFGAVRAIAEGLGSELLVGTTKNALLRGDLDQGFSPVIQGHTDELWGLCTHPFQNRFLTCGHDRQLCLWDGEGHALAWSIDLKETGLCADFHPSGAVVAVGLNTGRWLVLDTETREIVSDITDGNEQLSVVRYSPDGLYLAIGSHDNMIYIYSVSSDGAKSSRFGRCVGHSSFITHLDWSKDGNFIMSNSGDYEILYWDVAGGCKLLRNRYESRDREWATYTCVLGFHVYGVWPDGSDGTDINSLCRSHNERVVAVADDFCKVHLFQYPCARAKAPSLVYGGHGSHVTSVRFTHDDSHLVSLGGKDASIFQWRVLGPGGAGPAPATPSRTPSLSPASSLDV, translated from the exons ATGGACGGGGCCGGGGGGCCCG GTGAGGGCCCTGCTCAGGAGGCCCTGCAGTCCTTGAGCCGGCGGCTTCAGGTGCAGGAGAAGGAGATGGAGCTGGTAAAGGCAGCCTTGGCAGAAGCTCTTCGCCTGCTGCGGCTGCAGGCGCCACCCACCTCCCTGCAGGACCCTGGCACACCAGGCCCTACAAGGGACAG CAGCGCTGCAGCTCCCCCGGGACTGCCACCCACATGCAGCCCCTCCTCGGTGAGCCGAGGCACCCAGACAGACACAGAGGTGGAGACGGAGTCATCCCCTGGCCCCCCTGGCCTGAGCAACGGGCCCGCAGCCCCGCAGGGGGGCGGTGAAGAGCCTGGTGGGACCCAGTCTGAAGGagggggcagcagcagcagtggcacTGGCTCGCCGGGCCCCCCAGGgctcctcaggctggtgcagcccCCACAGCGTACTGACAC GCCACGGAgaaattcttcctcctcctcatcccccTCAGAGCGGCCTCGCCAGAAACTCTCCCGGAAGGCAGCTTCCTCAGCCAACCTGTTATTGCGGtcagggagcacagagag CCGTGGGGGAAAAGACCCCCTCTCCAGCCCTGGGGGTCCTGGATCTCGGAGGAGCAATTATAATTTAG AAGGCATCTCAGTGAAGATGTTCCTTCGCGGCCGCCCCATTACCATGTACATCCCGTCTGGCATCCGCAGCCTCGAGGAGCTGCCCAGCGGCCCACCCCCGGAGACCCTCAGCCTTGACTGGGT TTACGGGTACCGGGGTCGTGACTCCCGCTCTAATCTGTTTGTGCTGCGCTCTGGGGAGGTGGTCTACTTTATCGCCTGTGTGGTGGTGCTGTACCGGcccgggggaggcccagggggtCCTGGAGGTGGCGGCCAGAGACATTACCGGGGGCACACGGACTGCGTTCGATG CCTGGCTGTTCACCCTGATGGTGTGCGTGTAGCCTCAGGACAGACAGCCGGAGTGGATAAGGATGGAAAG CCCCTGCAGCCTGTGGTTCACGTCTGGGACTCAGAGACGCTGCTGAAGCTGCAGGAGATCGGACTGGGGGCCTTCGAGCGGGGTGTGGGGGCCCTGGCCTTTTCAGTTGCG GATCTGGGTGCTTTCCTCTGTGTGGTGGATGATTCCAATGAGCACATGCTGTCTGTGTGGGACTGCAGCCGGGGAACGAAGCTGGCTGAGATCAAG AGTACAAATGACTCAGTCCTGGCCGTTGGCTTCAACCCTCGCGACAGCAGCTGCATTGTCACCAGCGGGAAATCCCACGTCCACTTCTGGAACTGGAGTGGTGGAGCAGGGGTTCCTGGGAACGGGACCCTCACCAGGAAACAGGGTGTCTTTGGG AAATACAAGAAACCCAAGTTTATCCCCTGCTTTGTGTTCCTTCCGGATGGAGACATTCTCACGGGGGACTCAGAGGGGAACATTCTCACCTGGGGGCGGAGCCTCTCAGATTCCAGGACcccaggcaggggtggggccaAAG AGACCTATGGGATTGTGGCCCAGGCGCACGCTCACGAAGGTTCTATCTTCGCCCTGTGTCTCCGGCGGGACGGGACCGTGCTGAGTGGTGGTGGGCGGGACCGCCGGCTGGTCCAGTGGGGGCCCGGGTTGGTGGCCCTCCAGGAAGCTGAg ATTCCTGAACACTTTGGGGCCGTGCGGGCCATTGCAGAGGGCCTTGGCTCTGAGCTGCTGGTGGGAACCACGAAGAATGCATTGCTGAGGGGAGATCTGGACCAGGGCTTCTCCCCTGTAATCCAG GGTCACACGGATGAGCTCTGGGGGCTCTGCACACATCCTTTCCAGAACCGTTTCCTCACCTGTGGCCATGACCGGCAGCTCTGCCTGTGGGATGGGGAGGGCCATGCGCTGGCCTGGAGCATCGACCTCAAG GAGACTGGTCTCTGTGCTGACTTCCACCCCAGTGGGGCAGTTGTGGCCGTAGGACTGAACACAGGGAG GTGGCTAGTTTTGGACACAGAGACCAGAGAGATCGTGTCCGACATCACCGATGGCAATGAGCAGCTCTCAGTGGTCCGGTACAGCCCAG ATGGGTTGTACCTGGCCATCGGTTCCCATGACAACATGATCTACATCTATAGCGTTTCCAGTGATGGTGCCAAGTCCAGCCGCTTTGGCCGCTGTGTG GGTCACTCCAGCTTCATCACTCACCTTGACTGGTCCAAGGATGGGAACTTCATCATGTCCAATTCTGGGGACTATGAGATCCTTTACT GGGACGTGGCTGGAGGCTGTAAGCTGCTGAGGAATCGTTATGAGAGCCGAGACCGGGAGTGGGCCACCTACACCTGCGTGCTGGGCTTCCATGTCTACG GCGTGTGGCCTGACGGCTCGGATGGAACCGACATCAACTCCCTGTGCCGCTCCCACAACGAGCGCGTGGTGGCTGTGGCCGACGACTTCTGCAAAGTGCACCTCTTCCAGTACCCGTGCGCCCGTGCCAAG GCGCCGAGCCTCGTGTACGGTGGTCACGGCAGCCACGTGACCAGCGTCCGGTTCACGCACGACGACTCGCACCTCGTCTCGCTGGGCGGCAAGGACGCCAGCATCTTCCAGTGGCgagtgctgggccctgggggcgCGGGGCCGGCGCCCGCAACGCCCTCTCGaaccccctccctgtcccccgcCTCCTCTCTCGACGTCTGA
- the MTA2 gene encoding metastasis-associated protein MTA2 — MAANMYRVGDYVYFENSSSNPYLVRRIEELNKTANGNVEAKVVCLFRRRDISSSLNSLADSNAREFEEESKQPGVSEQQRHQLKHRELFLSRQFESLPATHIRGKCSVTLLNETDILSQYLEKEDCFFYSLVFDPVQKTLLADQGEIRVGCKYQAEIPDRLAEGESDNRNQQKMEMKVWDPDNPLTDRQIDQFLVVARAVGTFARALDCSSSIRQPSLHMSAAAASRDITLFHAMDTLQRNGYDLAKAMSTLVPQGGPVLCRDEMEEWSASEAMLFEEALEKYGKDFNDIRQDFLPWKSLASIVQFYYMWKTTDRYIQQKRLKAAEADSKLKQVYIPTYTKPNPNQIISVGSKPGMNGAGFQKGLTCESCHTTQSAQWYAWGPPNMQCRLCASCWIYWKKYGGLKTPTQLEGAARGTTEPHSRGHLSRPEAQSLSPYTTSANRAKLLAKNRQTFLLQTTKLTRLARRMCRDLLQPRRAARRPYAPINANAIKAECSIRLPKAAKTPLKIHPLVRLPLATIVKDLVAQAPLKPKTPRGTKTPINRNQLTQNRGLGGIMVKRAYETMAGVPFSANGRPLASGIRSSSQPAAKRQKLNPADAPNPVVFVATKDTRALRKALTHLEMRRAARRPNLPLKVKPPLIAVRPPVPLPPSSHPASTSEPIVLED, encoded by the exons ATGGCGGCCAACATGTACCGAGTGGGGG ATTACGTCTATTTTGAGAACTCCTCCAGCAATCCTTACCTGGTTAGAAGGATTGAAGAGCTCAACAAG ACTGCAAATGGAAACGTGGAGGCAAAGGTTGTGTGCCTTTTCCGGCGAAGGGACATTTCTAGTAGCCTCAACAGCCTGGCTGATAGTAATGCCA GGGAGTTTGAGGAGGAGTCAAAGCAGCCAGGGGTGTCGGAACAGCAGCGACATCAACTGAAGCACCGGGAGCTTTTTCTTTCTCGGCAATTCGAATCGTTACCAGCCACCCACATAAG GGGGAAATGCAGTGTGACCCTCTTGAATGAGACAGATATCTTGAGCCAGTACCTGGAAAAGGAG GACTGCTTTTTTTACTCACTGGTGTTTGACCCTGTGCAGAAGACACTTCTAGCTGATCAGGGGGAGATTCGAGTTGGTTGCAAATACCAAGCTGAGATCCCAGATCGCCTGGCAGAGG GAGAATCTGATAATCGGAACCAACAGAAGATGGAGATGAAAGTCTGGGATCCAGACAACCCTCTCACAGACCGGCAGATTGATCAGTTTCTTGTGGTGGCCCG AGCTGTGGGGACCTTTGCAAGAGCCCTAGATTGCAGCAGCTCCATTCGGCAGCCAAGCTTACACATGAGTGCAGCTGCCGCTTCCCGAGATATCACTCTG TTTCACGCCATGGATACATTGCAAAGGAACGGCTACGACCTGGCTAAGGCCATGTCGACCCTGGTGCCCCAGGGGGGCCCGGTGCTGTGTCGGGATGAGATGGAGGAATGGTCAGCCTCAGAGGCCATGCTATTTGAGGAGGCCCTGGAGAAGTACGGGAAGGATTTCAATGATATTCGCCAGGACTTT CTACCCTGGAAGTCATTGGCCAGCATAGTTCAATTTTATTACATGTGGAAAACCACAGACCGATACATTCAGCAG AAAAGATTGAAAGCTGCTGAAGCAGACAGCAAACTAAAACAAGTCTACATCCCCACCTA CACCAAACCCAACCCTAACCAGATCATCTCTGTGGGCTCAAAACCTGGCATGAATGGGGCTGGATTCCAGAAGGGCCTGACTTGTGAGAGTTGCCACA CTACACAGTCTGCCCAGTGGTATGCCTGGGGCCCGCCCAACATGCAGTGCcgcctctgtgcttcctgttggATCTACTGGAAGAAGTACGGGGGACTGAAGACCCCAACCCAGCTTGAGGGGGCTGCTCGGGGCACCACA GAGCCACACTCGAGGGGTCATTTGTCCAGACCTGAAGCCCAAAGTCTCTCCCCCTATACGACCAGCGCCAACCGGGCCAAGCTGCTGGCTAAGAACAGGCAAACATTCCTGCTCCAGACCACGAAGCTGACCCGTCTTGCCAGACGCATGTGCAGGGACCTGTTACAACCGAGGAGGGCTGCCCGACGACCTTATGCCCCTATCAATGCCAATGCCATCAAGGCAGAGT GCTCCATTCGACTCCCTAAGGCTGCCAAGACTCCACTGAAGATTCACCCTTTGGTGCGGCTCCCCCTGGCAACTATCGTCAAAGATCTGG tgGCCCAGGCACCTCTGAAACCAAAAACACCGCGGGGTACCAAGACACCGATCAACAGAAATCAGCTGACCCAGAACCGGGGACTGGGGGGCATCATGGTGAAACGGGCCTATGAGACT ATGGCAGGAGTCCCCTTCTCTGCCAACGGAAGGCCTCTGGCCTCAGGGATTCGCTCAAGCTCACAGCCAGCAGCCAAGCGTCAGAAACTAAACCCAGCTGATGCACCCAATCCTGTGGTGTTTGTGGCCACAAAAGATACCAG AGCCCTGCGGAAGGCTCTGACCCACCTGGAAATGCGGCGAGCTGCCCGCCGGCCCAACTTGCCCCTGAAGGTGAAGCCACCACTGATTGCAGTGCGGCCCCCAGTCCCTCTTCCTCCATCCTCACATCCTGCCAGCACCAGTGAGCCCATTGTCCTGGAAGATTGA
- the EML3 gene encoding echinoderm microtubule-associated protein-like 3 isoform X2, with translation MDGAGGPGEGPAQEALQSLSRRLQVQEKEMELVKAALAEALRLLRLQAPPTSLQDPGTPGPTRDSAAAPPGLPPTCSPSSVSRGTQTDTEVETESSPGPPGLSNGPAAPQGGGEEPGGTQSEGGGSSSSGTGSPGPPGLLRLVQPPQRTDTPRRNSSSSSSPSERPRQKLSRKAASSANLLLRSGSTESRGGKDPLSSPGGPGSRRSNYNLEGISVKMFLRGRPITMYIPSGIRSLEELPSGPPPETLSLDWVYGYRGRDSRSNLFVLRSGEVVYFIACVVVLYRPGGGPGGPGGGGQRHYRGHTDCVRCLAVHPDGVRVASGQTAGVDKDGKPLQPVVHVWDSETLLKLQEIGLGAFERGVGALAFSVADLGAFLCVVDDSNEHMLSVWDCSRGTKLAEIKSTNDSVLAVGFNPRDSSCIVTSGKSHVHFWNWSGGAGVPGNGTLTRKQGVFGKYKKPKFIPCFVFLPDGDILTGDSEGNILTWGRSLSDSRTPGRGGAKETYGIVAQAHAHEGSIFALCLRRDGTVLSGGGRDRRLVQWGPGLVALQEAEIPEHFGAVRAIAEGLGSELLVGTTKNALLRGDLDQGFSPVIQGHTDELWGLCTHPFQNRFLTCGHDRQLCLWDGEGHALAWSIDLKETGLCADFHPSGAVVAVGLNTGRWLVLDTETREIVSDITDGNEQLSVVRYSPDGLYLAIGSHDNMIYIYSVSSDGAKSSRFGRCVGHSSFITHLDWSKDGNFIMSNSGDYEILYWDVAGGCKLLRNRYESRDREWATYTCVLGFHVYGVWPDGSDGTDINSLCRSHNERVVAVADDFCKVHLFQYPCARAKAPSLVYGGHGSHVTSVRFTHDDSHLVSLGGKDASIFQWRVLGPGGAGPAPATPSRTPSLSPASSLDV, from the exons ATGGACGGGGCCGGGGGGCCCG GTGAGGGCCCTGCTCAGGAGGCCCTGCAGTCCTTGAGCCGGCGGCTTCAGGTGCAGGAGAAGGAGATGGAGCTGGTAAAGGCAGCCTTGGCAGAAGCTCTTCGCCTGCTGCGGCTGCAGGCGCCACCCACCTCCCTGCAGGACCCTGGCACACCAGGCCCTACAAGGGACAG CGCTGCAGCTCCCCCGGGACTGCCACCCACATGCAGCCCCTCCTCGGTGAGCCGAGGCACCCAGACAGACACAGAGGTGGAGACGGAGTCATCCCCTGGCCCCCCTGGCCTGAGCAACGGGCCCGCAGCCCCGCAGGGGGGCGGTGAAGAGCCTGGTGGGACCCAGTCTGAAGGagggggcagcagcagcagtggcacTGGCTCGCCGGGCCCCCCAGGgctcctcaggctggtgcagcccCCACAGCGTACTGACAC GCCACGGAgaaattcttcctcctcctcatcccccTCAGAGCGGCCTCGCCAGAAACTCTCCCGGAAGGCAGCTTCCTCAGCCAACCTGTTATTGCGGtcagggagcacagagag CCGTGGGGGAAAAGACCCCCTCTCCAGCCCTGGGGGTCCTGGATCTCGGAGGAGCAATTATAATTTAG AAGGCATCTCAGTGAAGATGTTCCTTCGCGGCCGCCCCATTACCATGTACATCCCGTCTGGCATCCGCAGCCTCGAGGAGCTGCCCAGCGGCCCACCCCCGGAGACCCTCAGCCTTGACTGGGT TTACGGGTACCGGGGTCGTGACTCCCGCTCTAATCTGTTTGTGCTGCGCTCTGGGGAGGTGGTCTACTTTATCGCCTGTGTGGTGGTGCTGTACCGGcccgggggaggcccagggggtCCTGGAGGTGGCGGCCAGAGACATTACCGGGGGCACACGGACTGCGTTCGATG CCTGGCTGTTCACCCTGATGGTGTGCGTGTAGCCTCAGGACAGACAGCCGGAGTGGATAAGGATGGAAAG CCCCTGCAGCCTGTGGTTCACGTCTGGGACTCAGAGACGCTGCTGAAGCTGCAGGAGATCGGACTGGGGGCCTTCGAGCGGGGTGTGGGGGCCCTGGCCTTTTCAGTTGCG GATCTGGGTGCTTTCCTCTGTGTGGTGGATGATTCCAATGAGCACATGCTGTCTGTGTGGGACTGCAGCCGGGGAACGAAGCTGGCTGAGATCAAG AGTACAAATGACTCAGTCCTGGCCGTTGGCTTCAACCCTCGCGACAGCAGCTGCATTGTCACCAGCGGGAAATCCCACGTCCACTTCTGGAACTGGAGTGGTGGAGCAGGGGTTCCTGGGAACGGGACCCTCACCAGGAAACAGGGTGTCTTTGGG AAATACAAGAAACCCAAGTTTATCCCCTGCTTTGTGTTCCTTCCGGATGGAGACATTCTCACGGGGGACTCAGAGGGGAACATTCTCACCTGGGGGCGGAGCCTCTCAGATTCCAGGACcccaggcaggggtggggccaAAG AGACCTATGGGATTGTGGCCCAGGCGCACGCTCACGAAGGTTCTATCTTCGCCCTGTGTCTCCGGCGGGACGGGACCGTGCTGAGTGGTGGTGGGCGGGACCGCCGGCTGGTCCAGTGGGGGCCCGGGTTGGTGGCCCTCCAGGAAGCTGAg ATTCCTGAACACTTTGGGGCCGTGCGGGCCATTGCAGAGGGCCTTGGCTCTGAGCTGCTGGTGGGAACCACGAAGAATGCATTGCTGAGGGGAGATCTGGACCAGGGCTTCTCCCCTGTAATCCAG GGTCACACGGATGAGCTCTGGGGGCTCTGCACACATCCTTTCCAGAACCGTTTCCTCACCTGTGGCCATGACCGGCAGCTCTGCCTGTGGGATGGGGAGGGCCATGCGCTGGCCTGGAGCATCGACCTCAAG GAGACTGGTCTCTGTGCTGACTTCCACCCCAGTGGGGCAGTTGTGGCCGTAGGACTGAACACAGGGAG GTGGCTAGTTTTGGACACAGAGACCAGAGAGATCGTGTCCGACATCACCGATGGCAATGAGCAGCTCTCAGTGGTCCGGTACAGCCCAG ATGGGTTGTACCTGGCCATCGGTTCCCATGACAACATGATCTACATCTATAGCGTTTCCAGTGATGGTGCCAAGTCCAGCCGCTTTGGCCGCTGTGTG GGTCACTCCAGCTTCATCACTCACCTTGACTGGTCCAAGGATGGGAACTTCATCATGTCCAATTCTGGGGACTATGAGATCCTTTACT GGGACGTGGCTGGAGGCTGTAAGCTGCTGAGGAATCGTTATGAGAGCCGAGACCGGGAGTGGGCCACCTACACCTGCGTGCTGGGCTTCCATGTCTACG GCGTGTGGCCTGACGGCTCGGATGGAACCGACATCAACTCCCTGTGCCGCTCCCACAACGAGCGCGTGGTGGCTGTGGCCGACGACTTCTGCAAAGTGCACCTCTTCCAGTACCCGTGCGCCCGTGCCAAG GCGCCGAGCCTCGTGTACGGTGGTCACGGCAGCCACGTGACCAGCGTCCGGTTCACGCACGACGACTCGCACCTCGTCTCGCTGGGCGGCAAGGACGCCAGCATCTTCCAGTGGCgagtgctgggccctgggggcgCGGGGCCGGCGCCCGCAACGCCCTCTCGaaccccctccctgtcccccgcCTCCTCTCTCGACGTCTGA